A single Flavobacterium sp. 1 DNA region contains:
- a CDS encoding phospholipase D-like domain-containing protein — translation MTQAHFKDIRNKIIEQIVSSKEEILICVAWFTSKEILGKLIDKAESGCKIKIIISDHFENKRLSFKEIQNKSGLINILSTSSGRFLHDKFAVFDKRKVIFGSYNWTNSAEFFNHENVIISDDETLVKQFLGRFKFLETIVGNYEIQKLSNIITTDSESKEEEFEKIEKELLDELLQSLDESLKAGAKINKITVTDMLFRYGAIGTARKLMKDGAENIQSGLLKMFEIDRLDLTFENIILKPKYRVLFNDETIAKAIQKLEKLGYKNYG, via the coding sequence ATGACACAAGCACATTTCAAAGACATTAGAAATAAAATTATTGAACAAATTGTATCTTCAAAGGAAGAAATATTAATTTGTGTGGCTTGGTTTACGAGCAAAGAAATTCTAGGAAAGTTAATTGACAAAGCAGAATCTGGGTGTAAAATTAAAATAATAATTAGTGACCATTTTGAAAATAAGCGTCTGAGTTTTAAAGAAATTCAAAATAAAAGTGGCTTAATTAATATTCTATCTACCAGTTCTGGAAGATTTCTTCACGATAAGTTTGCAGTTTTTGACAAAAGAAAAGTAATATTTGGATCATATAATTGGACAAATTCTGCGGAATTTTTTAACCACGAAAATGTAATTATAAGTGACGATGAAACTCTAGTTAAACAATTTTTAGGGAGATTTAAATTTCTAGAAACGATTGTAGGTAACTATGAAATTCAAAAATTATCGAACATTATTACTACAGATTCTGAATCTAAAGAAGAAGAATTTGAGAAAATCGAAAAGGAATTGCTTGATGAGCTATTACAATCATTAGATGAATCATTAAAAGCGGGTGCAAAAATCAATAAAATCACTGTAACTGATATGCTTTTTAGATATGGTGCAATAGGAACTGCAAGAAAATTAATGAAAGATGGAGCCGAAAACATCCAATCAGGTTTACTAAAAATGTTTGAAATTGATCGATTAGACTTAACATTTGAGAACATAATATTAAAACCTAAATACAGAGTTCTTTTTAATGACGAAACCATCGCAAAAGCAATTCAAAAACTAGAAAAATTAGGATACAAGAATTACGGCTAA